A window of Sutcliffiella cohnii contains these coding sequences:
- a CDS encoding Ger(x)C family spore germination protein → MIRRSFKLSIPIIICFLLTSCWNAREITDLSIISAVGVDKTEDGKFNVSFQIINAGDVATGQEGASRNTSPTVVYSEQGDTLFEAIRRATKKISRRIYFPHTNVVIIGEEIAREDGVKAFLDWFERDHEFRTNVDLVIARGSRAEDVLKVQTSIERVPAKKIVTEIATTERSWGGAIVSQIGEVISDLMSDGKEVVITGVHLIGDIQEGSNGENLMKSVLPSWIEVSGIGLFKEGNLIHWLDGRDARGYNWVVDNVTSTVVNLDCEARPGGNIAIELIRSRTIIETEIHNGAPIVNMSVTGEGNIGELSCPIDLLEPTNILKLEKQLNEEIKGEIERTVNIIQELGIDSFGFGSEFHRQHPKEWKELKNNWDEIFPTVKVNVEVDGFIRRTGMNNNNFLIQ, encoded by the coding sequence ATGATTCGACGTAGTTTCAAGTTATCGATACCCATCATCATATGCTTTCTATTAACGAGTTGTTGGAATGCTCGAGAAATAACCGACCTTTCTATCATTTCTGCAGTAGGAGTTGATAAAACAGAGGATGGAAAATTTAACGTTTCGTTTCAAATTATTAATGCTGGGGATGTAGCAACAGGGCAAGAAGGGGCTTCCCGAAATACTTCCCCTACTGTCGTATATTCAGAGCAAGGGGACACGTTATTTGAAGCGATAAGAAGAGCTACGAAGAAAATATCAAGAAGAATATATTTTCCACATACGAACGTCGTAATTATTGGCGAAGAAATAGCACGTGAAGATGGTGTGAAAGCTTTTTTAGACTGGTTTGAACGTGATCATGAATTCCGAACGAATGTCGATCTTGTTATTGCTAGAGGAAGTAGAGCAGAAGATGTATTAAAGGTACAAACATCGATAGAACGTGTGCCGGCGAAAAAGATTGTTACCGAGATTGCGACAACGGAACGGTCTTGGGGAGGAGCAATCGTTTCGCAAATCGGTGAAGTTATTAGCGATTTAATGAGTGATGGAAAAGAAGTAGTTATTACAGGAGTTCATTTAATCGGGGATATACAAGAGGGATCAAATGGTGAAAACTTAATGAAAAGTGTCCTTCCTAGCTGGATAGAAGTGAGTGGAATAGGGCTATTTAAAGAAGGTAACCTTATTCATTGGTTAGATGGACGCGATGCGCGTGGGTATAATTGGGTCGTCGATAATGTGACAAGTACGGTAGTGAATCTTGATTGTGAAGCGCGTCCTGGAGGAAATATTGCAATTGAATTAATTAGATCGCGGACAATAATTGAAACGGAAATTCATAATGGAGCACCGATAGTTAACATGAGTGTAACAGGGGAGGGTAATATTGGGGAGCTGAGCTGTCCAATTGACCTACTTGAGCCCACTAATATATTAAAACTAGAAAAACAATTAAATGAAGAAATAAAAGGAGAAATAGAAAGAACGGTAAATATCATTCAGGAACTTGGTATAGATTCTTTTGGCTTTGGAAGTGAGTTTCACCGTCAGCATCCAAAAGAGTGGAAGGAGCTAAAAAATAATTGGGACGAAATTTTCCCAACTGTAAAAGTGAATGTTGAAGTAGACGGTTTTATTCGAAGAACGGGCATGAACAATAATAATTTCCTCATCCAATAG
- a CDS encoding GerAB/ArcD/ProY family transporter produces MDKVKINSFQFFTLLVLFELGSAIVVSVGLEAKQGAWATILLGMTGGIAIFCIYYLLHKQYPDKPLTDYVNSIVGKYIGTVISFLYIVYFLYIAARVLRDFGDLLLTSTLPETPLFVINLVMIIVIVYVLFLGLEVMARMSEFFFIFLILNGLFANFLIFFSGIINLKNLFPILGEGVGTIIKTAFPVGFTFPFGEVIVFTMILPLLNKEKTALKTGIIGIVVSGLLIAYTTMLNVVVLGAEVSRVSTFPLLMTVGKIEVAEFLERLDALVVVTLVLTMFFKISIFMYAGLSGIKSVLKLNSFRTFVFPVGLLTALCSITIAGDFSEHLKEGVDIVPYYLHLPFQAGIPIMLLLIAIFRKKVMKKS; encoded by the coding sequence TTGGATAAAGTTAAAATAAATTCCTTTCAGTTTTTCACACTGCTAGTTCTGTTTGAACTAGGGAGTGCCATTGTTGTATCTGTAGGATTAGAGGCGAAGCAAGGAGCTTGGGCGACTATTTTATTAGGAATGACAGGTGGAATTGCTATTTTCTGCATTTACTATTTATTACATAAACAATATCCCGATAAACCACTCACTGATTATGTAAACTCCATCGTTGGAAAGTATATTGGTACAGTAATTAGTTTCTTATATATCGTTTATTTTTTATATATTGCAGCAAGAGTATTGCGTGATTTTGGTGATTTATTACTCACCTCGACTTTGCCAGAGACCCCTCTGTTCGTCATTAATCTCGTGATGATCATAGTAATCGTGTACGTTTTATTCCTTGGACTAGAAGTGATGGCAAGAATGAGTGAGTTCTTTTTCATCTTTTTAATATTAAATGGACTATTCGCCAATTTCCTTATCTTTTTTTCGGGCATCATTAATTTGAAAAATTTATTTCCAATTCTCGGGGAGGGAGTTGGAACAATTATAAAGACAGCTTTTCCGGTTGGATTTACATTTCCGTTTGGGGAAGTAATTGTGTTTACGATGATTCTTCCACTATTAAATAAGGAGAAAACAGCGCTTAAGACTGGAATAATTGGAATTGTTGTAAGTGGACTGTTAATCGCGTATACAACGATGTTAAATGTTGTCGTTTTAGGTGCGGAAGTGTCTCGTGTATCTACCTTCCCACTTCTAATGACTGTTGGAAAAATTGAAGTTGCTGAGTTTTTAGAGCGACTAGATGCACTTGTCGTCGTAACACTCGTATTAACAATGTTTTTTAAAATTTCTATCTTTATGTACGCGGGCTTAAGTGGAATTAAATCGGTATTAAAACTTAACAGCTTTCGCACCTTTGTTTTTCCAGTAGGTTTATTAACAGCGCTCTGCTCTATTACAATTGCAGGGGATTTTTCTGAGCATTTAAAAGAAGGAGTAGACATTGTCCCGTACTATTTACATTTACCTTTTCAAGCAGGTATTCCAATCATGTTATTGTTAATAGCTATATTCCGTAAAAAAGTGATGAAAAAAAGTTAA
- a CDS encoding type B 50S ribosomal protein L31, whose protein sequence is MKAGIHPDYRKVVFMDINTGFKFITGSTMKTNETVEWEDGTTYPLIKVEISSDSHPFYTGRQKHAAADGRVERFNKKYGLK, encoded by the coding sequence ATGAAAGCAGGAATTCATCCAGATTACCGTAAAGTCGTATTTATGGATATCAACACAGGTTTCAAATTCATCACAGGTTCTACGATGAAAACAAACGAAACTGTTGAGTGGGAAGACGGAACAACTTATCCGTTAATTAAAGTAGAGATCTCTTCTGACTCTCACCCATTCTACACAGGACGTCAGAAGCATGCTGCTGCTGATGGACGTGTTGAGCGTTTCAACAAAAAATACGGCCTTAAGTAA
- the glpX gene encoding class II fructose-bisphosphatase — MERSLSMELVRVTEAAALASARWMGRGNKEQADEAATSAMRDVFDTIPMKGTVVIGEGEMDEAPMLYIGEKLGTGYGPRVDVAVDPLEGTSIVASGGWNALAVLAVADHGNLLHAPDMYMDKIAVGPEAVGQIDINAPVIDNLKAVAKAKNKDIEDIVAVILNRPRHERIVSELREAGARIKLIDDGDVAAAINTAFDATGVDILFGSGGAPEGVIAAVALKCLGGEIQGKLLPQNEQELIRCKKMGIADVNAVLRMEDLVRGDDAIFAATGVTDGELLRGVQFKGTNGTTHSLVMRAKSGTVRFIDGQHNIKKKPNLVIKP; from the coding sequence ATGGAAAGAAGTTTATCAATGGAGCTAGTACGTGTAACAGAAGCTGCAGCTTTAGCATCCGCTCGTTGGATGGGCCGTGGAAACAAAGAACAAGCCGACGAAGCAGCTACAAGTGCAATGAGAGACGTATTTGACACGATTCCAATGAAAGGTACCGTCGTAATCGGTGAAGGGGAAATGGATGAAGCACCGATGCTTTACATTGGAGAAAAGCTCGGAACAGGCTATGGCCCGCGCGTAGATGTAGCGGTAGATCCGTTAGAAGGTACAAGCATTGTTGCCTCTGGAGGCTGGAACGCACTTGCTGTATTAGCAGTTGCGGACCACGGGAATTTACTACACGCTCCAGATATGTATATGGATAAAATCGCAGTTGGCCCAGAAGCAGTCGGGCAGATAGATATAAATGCACCTGTAATTGATAATTTAAAAGCAGTGGCAAAGGCAAAAAATAAAGACATTGAAGATATTGTGGCAGTTATTTTAAATAGACCTCGTCATGAACGGATTGTTTCAGAATTAAGAGAAGCTGGTGCAAGAATAAAATTAATAGATGATGGTGATGTTGCAGCAGCAATTAATACGGCTTTTGATGCAACTGGTGTTGATATTTTATTCGGTTCAGGTGGTGCTCCAGAAGGAGTAATTGCCGCAGTAGCATTAAAATGTTTAGGTGGAGAAATCCAAGGAAAACTTCTTCCACAAAATGAACAAGAATTAATTCGTTGCAAAAAGATGGGAATTGCCGATGTAAACGCGGTATTACGCATGGAAGATTTAGTTCGTGGAGACGATGCTATTTTTGCAGCTACAGGTGTAACAGATGGAGAGCTATTAAGAGGGGTACAATTTAAAGGAACGAATGGAACAACCCACTCATTAGTAATGCGAGCAAAATCAGGCACAGTTCGATTTATTGACGGACAGCATAACATTAAGAAAAAACCTAACTTAGTAATCAAGCCGTAA
- a CDS encoding spore germination protein yields MKKPIPLSSLLKKKIEEEQEDNKEAVEVTDETSELYKDLTSNIEKIKQLLGKSNDITFRELTITQKPFTQGTAVFINNIVDEQIVNEHVLEAIIQYPFEKELEKENLFSILEKETLSVLDVNVLNRWDDIANEIVSGHTVIFVNGINEVVSCKTNGGNYRSIEEPSTEVTVRGPKEGFVESLPINISLVRRKIKSPDLQVEKKKLGKITKTNIAVLYLKSVANEKIVQEVMARLNRIEIDSILSSANIEELVQDGTFTPFPTVFNTERPDIVSSELMEGRVAIIVEGTPFVLIVPTSFPQFFKSAEDYYQRFDIASLIRILRYIAFTISLLGPSIYIALITFHQDLIPTTLLINLAAQREGIPFPALIEAFIMELTFEVLREAGIRMPRAIGQAVSIVGALVIGQAAVQAGIVSASMVIVVALTGIASFTTPSYNLAIAARMLRFFMMLVAATFGLYGVMMGIIVIVAHICSLRSFGVPYLYPIAPFSLTGQADGLIRAPLWWMKNRPHLISRGRTKNMPKDLHPTPTTKGDTNDST; encoded by the coding sequence ATGAAAAAACCAATTCCGTTATCTTCTCTTTTGAAAAAAAAGATAGAGGAAGAACAGGAAGATAATAAAGAAGCAGTAGAAGTAACGGATGAAACTTCGGAACTATATAAAGATCTTACGAGTAATATTGAAAAAATAAAACAATTATTAGGAAAAAGTAATGATATTACATTTAGAGAACTAACAATAACGCAAAAGCCTTTTACTCAAGGAACTGCGGTATTTATAAACAATATAGTAGATGAACAAATCGTGAATGAGCATGTTTTAGAAGCAATTATACAATACCCATTTGAAAAAGAATTAGAGAAAGAGAATCTATTTTCTATACTAGAAAAAGAGACTTTATCTGTCCTAGACGTTAACGTGTTGAATCGATGGGACGATATAGCGAACGAGATAGTATCAGGTCATACTGTTATTTTTGTTAACGGAATAAACGAAGTGGTTAGTTGTAAAACAAACGGTGGAAATTACCGGTCGATAGAAGAACCTTCAACAGAAGTTACCGTGAGAGGGCCGAAGGAAGGTTTTGTCGAATCGTTACCGATAAATATTTCATTAGTTCGTAGAAAAATTAAAAGTCCGGATTTGCAAGTAGAGAAGAAGAAATTAGGGAAAATAACGAAAACGAATATTGCCGTTTTATACTTAAAATCAGTAGCGAACGAAAAAATCGTGCAAGAAGTGATGGCAAGGCTGAATCGAATTGAAATTGATTCTATTTTAAGCTCTGCGAATATTGAGGAACTGGTACAAGATGGTACATTCACTCCATTTCCGACCGTTTTTAATACAGAGCGCCCTGACATTGTTTCGAGTGAGTTAATGGAAGGTAGGGTGGCGATTATTGTTGAAGGGACACCGTTTGTATTAATTGTCCCTACGAGTTTTCCACAATTTTTTAAATCTGCGGAAGATTATTATCAACGGTTTGATATTGCATCACTAATTCGGATTTTACGGTATATTGCGTTTACAATTTCTTTACTCGGTCCTTCCATTTATATTGCCCTCATTACATTTCATCAAGATTTAATACCGACAACGCTACTAATTAATTTAGCTGCACAAAGAGAAGGTATACCGTTTCCAGCTTTAATTGAAGCGTTCATTATGGAATTAACATTTGAAGTGTTGCGAGAGGCTGGGATTCGTATGCCAAGGGCAATTGGCCAAGCAGTTTCCATTGTAGGGGCACTAGTAATCGGCCAAGCGGCAGTACAGGCAGGTATCGTATCAGCGTCAATGGTAATTGTAGTAGCATTGACAGGGATTGCAAGTTTTACAACTCCTTCTTACAACCTTGCTATTGCAGCTCGGATGTTACGTTTTTTTATGATGCTAGTAGCTGCAACGTTCGGTTTATATGGGGTTATGATGGGGATTATTGTTATCGTTGCTCATATATGTAGCTTACGCTCATTTGGAGTACCGTATTTATATCCAATTGCCCCATTTAGTCTAACAGGTCAGGCAGATGGATTAATTCGAGCTCCTCTTTGGTGGATGAAAAACCGTCCACACTTAATTAGTAGAGGCAGAACAAAAAATATGCCGAAAGATTTACACCCAACCCCAACAACAAAAGGTGATACGAATGATTCGACGTAG
- a CDS encoding class II fructose-bisphosphate aldolase: MPLVSMTEMLKKANAEGYAVGQFNLNNLEFTQAILQAAQEENSPVILGVSEGAARYMGGFKTVVAMVKALMEDYSITVPVAIHLDHGSSFESCAKAIHAGFTSVMIDASHHPFEENIETTTKVVELAHFHGVSVEAELGVVGGQEDDVVAEGVIYADPNECEELVKRTGIDCLAPALGSVHGPYKGEPNLGFKEMEEINNRAGVPLVLHGGTGIPTHDIQKAISFGTAKINVNTENQIASAKAVRETLAAKPEEYDPRKYLGPARDAIKATVIGKMREFGSSNKA, encoded by the coding sequence ATGCCTTTAGTATCCATGACAGAAATGTTAAAGAAAGCAAATGCAGAAGGATATGCTGTAGGTCAGTTCAACTTAAATAACTTAGAATTCACTCAAGCAATTCTTCAAGCAGCACAAGAAGAAAACTCTCCGGTTATCCTTGGAGTTTCTGAAGGTGCAGCTCGTTATATGGGCGGATTTAAGACAGTTGTAGCTATGGTTAAAGCTTTAATGGAAGACTATAGCATTACAGTTCCAGTTGCAATTCATTTAGACCACGGTTCTAGCTTTGAATCTTGTGCGAAAGCAATTCATGCTGGATTTACTTCCGTAATGATTGACGCTTCTCACCATCCTTTCGAGGAAAACATTGAAACAACTACAAAAGTTGTTGAGCTAGCACACTTCCACGGAGTATCTGTTGAAGCAGAGCTAGGTGTAGTTGGTGGACAAGAAGATGACGTAGTAGCGGAAGGTGTAATTTACGCTGATCCGAACGAGTGTGAAGAGCTAGTGAAACGCACTGGAATCGATTGCTTAGCTCCTGCATTAGGATCTGTACACGGTCCTTATAAAGGTGAACCAAACCTTGGATTCAAAGAGATGGAAGAAATCAACAACCGCGCTGGAGTACCTTTAGTACTTCATGGTGGTACTGGTATCCCAACTCATGACATTCAAAAAGCAATCTCATTCGGTACTGCAAAAATTAACGTAAACACAGAAAACCAAATCGCATCTGCTAAAGCTGTTCGCGAAACGTTAGCTGCTAAACCTGAAGAATACGATCCACGTAAATATTTAGGACCAGCTCGTGACGCTATTAAAGCAACAGTAATAGGTAAAATGCGCGAATTCGGTTCTTCAAACAAAGCGTAA
- a CDS encoding thymidine kinase, which translates to MYVMEHSGWVEVICGSMFSGKSEELIRRVRRVQFAKQSIQVFKPAIDNRYSDEAVVSHNGTSVLAIPVKDSNTILQVLDEKTEVVAIDEVQFFDDAIVEVVQQLANKGYRVMVAGLDQDFRGEPFGKVPELMAIAESVTKLQAVCTVCGSPASRTQRLINGKPARFDDPIILVGASEAYEARCRHHHEVPVKVPESQTIK; encoded by the coding sequence ATGTATGTTATGGAACATTCAGGCTGGGTAGAAGTAATTTGCGGTAGCATGTTCTCAGGAAAGTCGGAAGAATTAATTCGCCGAGTTCGAAGAGTGCAATTTGCGAAACAATCCATTCAAGTGTTTAAACCGGCAATAGACAATCGTTATAGTGATGAAGCAGTAGTTTCACATAACGGCACGTCCGTTTTAGCGATACCTGTGAAAGATTCAAATACAATTCTACAAGTGTTAGATGAAAAAACAGAAGTAGTCGCAATAGATGAAGTACAATTTTTTGATGATGCAATTGTTGAAGTTGTTCAACAACTAGCAAACAAAGGCTATCGAGTAATGGTGGCTGGATTAGATCAAGATTTCCGCGGTGAGCCATTTGGGAAAGTTCCAGAACTAATGGCGATTGCTGAATCTGTTACGAAGCTACAAGCCGTATGTACTGTTTGTGGTTCTCCTGCAAGTAGAACACAACGTTTAATTAACGGGAAACCAGCTAGATTCGATGACCCAATTATACTAGTAGGTGCTTCAGAAGCCTATGAAGCCCGCTGCCGCCATCATCACGAAGTTCCTGTAAAGGTACCGGAAAGTCAAACAATTAAATAA
- the rho gene encoding transcription termination factor Rho — translation MELTISNLENLKLKDLYELARQYKISYYSKLTKKELIFAILKAQAEQDGLLFMEGVLEIIQSEGFGFLRPINYSPSSEDIYISASQIRRFDLRNGDKVSGKVRPPKENERYYGLLHVEAVNGDDPESAKERVHFPALTPLYPDRHILLETQPRALSTRIMDIMAPVGFGQRGLIVAPPKAGKTMLLKEIANSITTNHPEAELIVLLIDERPEEVTDIERSVAADVVSSTFDEVPENHIKVAELVLERAMRLVEHKRDVIILMDSITRLARAYNLVIPPSGRTLSGGIDPAAFHRPKRFFGAARNIEEGGSLTILATALVDTGSRMDDVIYEEFKGTGNMELHLDRSLAERRIFPAIDIRRSGTRKEELLIPKDHLDKLWAIRKTMSDSPDFAEKLLRRLRQTKSNEEFFSILDDEQKTGGRR, via the coding sequence ATGGAATTAACTATTTCTAATTTAGAAAATCTTAAGCTGAAAGACCTGTACGAACTTGCACGTCAATATAAAATTTCGTATTACAGTAAATTAACGAAAAAAGAACTTATATTTGCTATTTTAAAAGCTCAAGCAGAACAAGATGGGCTATTGTTCATGGAAGGTGTTCTTGAAATTATTCAGTCGGAAGGATTCGGTTTCTTACGACCAATTAACTACTCTCCAAGCTCTGAAGACATTTACATTTCTGCATCGCAAATTCGCCGTTTCGATTTAAGAAATGGAGATAAAGTATCTGGAAAAGTTCGTCCACCTAAAGAAAACGAACGTTATTACGGGCTACTTCATGTAGAAGCTGTAAACGGCGACGACCCAGAATCAGCGAAAGAACGTGTACACTTCCCGGCTTTAACGCCATTATACCCAGATCGTCACATCTTACTTGAAACACAACCACGTGCATTATCGACAAGAATAATGGACATCATGGCACCAGTAGGTTTTGGCCAACGTGGTTTAATTGTTGCGCCTCCAAAAGCTGGTAAAACAATGTTGTTAAAAGAAATTGCAAATAGCATTACAACGAATCATCCAGAAGCAGAATTAATCGTCCTATTAATTGACGAGCGTCCGGAAGAGGTAACAGATATCGAACGTTCTGTTGCAGCTGATGTAGTAAGCTCTACTTTTGATGAAGTGCCAGAAAACCATATTAAAGTTGCAGAACTAGTACTAGAACGTGCAATGCGTTTAGTAGAGCATAAGCGTGATGTTATTATTTTAATGGACAGTATTACTCGTCTGGCGCGTGCTTACAACTTAGTAATTCCGCCAAGCGGTCGTACGTTATCAGGTGGTATCGACCCAGCTGCCTTCCACCGTCCAAAACGATTTTTTGGAGCAGCACGTAACATTGAAGAAGGCGGTAGCTTAACAATTCTAGCAACAGCGTTAGTAGACACAGGTTCTCGTATGGACGATGTTATTTATGAAGAATTTAAAGGTACAGGTAATATGGAATTACACTTAGACCGTTCACTTGCTGAGCGTCGTATCTTCCCTGCAATTGACATTCGTCGTTCAGGTACTCGTAAAGAAGAGTTATTAATTCCGAAAGACCATTTAGACAAGCTATGGGCAATCCGTAAAACAATGTCTGATTCCCCTGACTTTGCGGAAAAACTACTTCGTCGCTTACGACAAACGAAATCGAACGAAGAATTTTTCTCTATTCTAGACGATGAGCAAAAAACAGGTGGTAGACGTTAA
- a CDS encoding DUF2529 domain-containing protein encodes MLKIFTTQLQGSFQKIAKEEEFSFEDGARLLAQAIVGEGDIYIYGAREMKAVVAEAIEGVETLPRGKELHRDLASSISIADRALIVTRYDNDEEAIRIANTLTQNGVGVVAISTISDKKEGKTERSLSEIADVHIDLRLKRGLIPDDDGSRFGFPTSMLALYAYYGIAFTLKETLDELE; translated from the coding sequence TTGTTAAAAATATTTACTACACAATTACAAGGTTCTTTTCAAAAAATCGCTAAAGAAGAAGAGTTTTCATTTGAGGACGGTGCTCGTTTACTAGCTCAAGCTATCGTAGGAGAAGGTGATATTTATATTTATGGTGCTCGCGAAATGAAAGCTGTCGTAGCAGAAGCGATAGAAGGGGTTGAAACGTTACCACGAGGAAAAGAATTACATCGTGATCTCGCATCCTCTATTTCAATAGCTGACCGTGCATTAATTGTCACGAGATATGATAATGACGAAGAAGCTATCAGAATTGCTAACACTTTAACACAAAACGGGGTTGGGGTTGTTGCAATTTCTACAATTTCTGATAAAAAAGAGGGAAAAACAGAGCGTTCTTTATCCGAAATTGCAGATGTGCATATTGATTTACGGTTGAAAAGAGGACTTATTCCAGATGATGACGGCTCACGTTTCGGTTTCCCAACTAGTATGCTTGCCCTCTATGCGTATTATGGAATTGCTTTTACGTTGAAAGAAACATTAGATGAATTAGAATAG
- a CDS encoding response regulator, which yields MGNKLLIVDDQYGIRILLNEVFQKEGYTTFQAANGYQALDIVEKHTPDLILLDMKIPGMDGIEILKRLKAINKDFQVIIMTAYGELDMIQESKDLGAITHFAKPFDIDELREAVRKYMPKKV from the coding sequence ATGGGGAATAAACTACTTATTGTTGATGATCAATATGGAATTAGAATCTTATTGAACGAAGTATTCCAGAAGGAAGGGTACACTACATTTCAAGCTGCTAACGGTTATCAAGCACTTGACATCGTAGAAAAGCATACGCCAGATCTTATATTACTTGATATGAAAATTCCTGGCATGGACGGTATTGAAATTTTAAAACGTTTAAAAGCCATTAATAAAGACTTTCAAGTAATTATAATGACTGCTTACGGTGAACTTGATATGATTCAAGAATCAAAAGATTTAGGTGCAATTACACATTTTGCAAAGCCATTTGATATTGATGAATTAAGAGAGGCTGTCCGAAAGTACATGCCTAAAAAAGTGTAA
- a CDS encoding UDP-N-acetylglucosamine 1-carboxyvinyltransferase yields MEKLKIIGGTKLNGTVRVSGAKNSAVALIPATILAETPVRIDGLPKISDVDILSSLLEEIGGTVELSEEGDIVVDPANMIAMPLPNGKVKKLRASYYLMGAMLGRFKKAVIGLPGGCHLGPRPIDQHIKGFEALGAEVTNEQGAIYLRAEELKGARIYLDVVSVGATINIMLAAVKAKGRTIIENAAKEPEIIDVATLLTSMGAKIKGAGTDVIRIDGVETLHGCRHTIIPDRIEAGTYMIMAAAAGSEMIVDNVIPTHIEPLIAKLREMGVRIDINANQDQVLVVPGEKLKAVDVKTLVHPGFPTDLQQPMTALLTKAEGTSIVTDTIYSARFKHVDELRRMNAQIKVEGRSAIINGSVQLQGAKVKASDLRAGASLVIAGLMAEGLTEVTGLEHIDRGYSHLEEKLKGLGATIWRERLTEEEIEQMQNS; encoded by the coding sequence ATGGAAAAGTTAAAAATTATTGGTGGAACAAAATTAAATGGAACGGTACGTGTTAGTGGAGCGAAAAATAGTGCAGTAGCTTTAATTCCTGCAACGATTTTAGCAGAAACACCGGTTCGAATTGATGGGTTACCGAAAATTTCAGATGTTGATATTTTAAGTAGCTTGTTAGAAGAAATTGGTGGAACAGTTGAGCTTTCAGAAGAAGGTGACATAGTTGTTGATCCAGCAAATATGATCGCAATGCCACTTCCGAACGGGAAAGTTAAAAAACTACGTGCTTCTTATTATTTAATGGGAGCAATGTTAGGAAGATTCAAAAAAGCTGTCATCGGTTTACCAGGCGGCTGCCACTTAGGACCTCGACCAATAGATCAACATATAAAAGGCTTCGAAGCTTTAGGTGCAGAAGTAACAAATGAGCAAGGTGCTATTTATTTACGTGCGGAAGAGTTAAAAGGTGCACGAATCTACCTCGATGTAGTAAGTGTTGGTGCAACGATTAATATTATGTTAGCCGCAGTAAAAGCAAAAGGTAGAACGATTATTGAAAATGCAGCGAAAGAACCCGAAATTATTGATGTTGCAACTTTACTAACGAGTATGGGAGCAAAAATAAAAGGCGCAGGAACAGATGTCATCCGCATAGACGGAGTAGAAACATTACATGGTTGTCGTCACACAATAATTCCAGATCGAATTGAAGCTGGTACATATATGATAATGGCTGCAGCAGCTGGTAGTGAAATGATTGTAGATAATGTAATTCCAACTCATATCGAGCCACTGATTGCGAAACTTCGAGAAATGGGCGTAAGAATAGATATTAATGCAAATCAAGATCAAGTGTTAGTTGTACCTGGCGAAAAGTTAAAAGCAGTTGATGTAAAAACGTTAGTGCACCCTGGATTTCCGACTGATTTACAACAACCGATGACAGCACTATTAACGAAAGCAGAAGGAACGAGTATTGTAACGGATACTATTTACTCTGCGCGATTTAAACATGTGGATGAACTACGTCGCATGAATGCACAAATCAAAGTAGAAGGCAGATCCGCTATCATTAATGGCTCTGTGCAACTACAAGGAGCAAAGGTAAAAGCTAGTGACCTTCGTGCAGGTGCTTCCCTAGTCATTGCAGGATTAATGGCAGAAGGATTAACAGAAGTAACAGGTCTTGAACATATTGATCGTGGCTATAGCCATTTAGAAGAAAAACTAAAAGGGCTAGGCGCAACAATCTGGCGTGAAAGATTAACAGAAGAAGAAATAGAACAAATGCAGAACTCATAA